From one Sylvia atricapilla isolate bSylAtr1 chromosome 17, bSylAtr1.pri, whole genome shotgun sequence genomic stretch:
- the XBP1 gene encoding LOW QUALITY PROTEIN: X-box-binding protein 1 (The sequence of the model RefSeq protein was modified relative to this genomic sequence to represent the inferred CDS: deleted 2 bases in 1 codon) has translation MAALPGAAAPRLLLIPSKAAEAPGPAAARHLSVVLPAGADPGLPGMENTQPARKRQRLTHLSPEEKALRRKLKNRVAAQSARDRKKARMTELEQQVVELEEENKKLLRENQLLRERTCNLARENQELRCRLGFDALKTEEEEEGEEIQESQVDEIRLVTGSAERSTQTTCSSAAGAGPAVTISDRFHMDSDGSDSSDSESDLLLGFLDGLDPEMLLRYADTESTCLEKLEEELSGETNSVPTTLSPSLGSPSAKLEAINELIRFDHVYTKPLVVEIPVEVGNQTNMLVKMEEENVSSSDDKTVPEVPVSVKKEPVDSFMPELGISHLLSSCHSLEASSYLLDGCSDSGYEGSLSPFSDTSSPLGADHAWEDSFAKELFPQLISV, from the exons ATGGCAGCGCTGCCCGGTGCCGCGGCCCCGCGGTTGCTCCTCATCCCTAGCAAAGCGGCCGAggcgcccggccccgcggctgCCCGGCATCTGTCCGTTGTCCTGCCGGCGGGGGCCGACCCCGGCCTCCCGGGGATGGAGAACACGCAGCCGGCCCGTAAGCGGCAGCGGCTCACGCATCTGAGCCCAGAGGAGAAGGCGCTGCGTAG GAAGCTGAAGAACCGCGTGGCCGCCCAGAGTGCCCGCGACAGGAAGAAGGCGCGGATGACggagctggagcagcaagtggtggagctggaggaggag AACAAGAAGCTGTTGCGGGAAAACCAGCTCTTACGGGAAAGGACGTGTAACCTCGCGAGGGAGAACCAGGAGCTCCGCTGCCGCCTGGGTTTCGATGCTCTGAAgacggaggaggaggaggagggtgaagAGATCCAG GAGTCTCAGGTGGATGAGATTAGATTGGTGACCGGGTCCGCTGAG CGCAGCACTCAGACTACGTGTTCCTCTGCAGCAGGTGCAGGCCCAGCAGTCACCATTTCTGATCGTTTCCACATGGATTCTGATGGCAGTGACTCTTCAGACTCTGAG TCTGATCTCCTATTGGGCTTTCTGGACGGTCTGGACCCAGAAATGCTACTCAGATATGCTGATACAGAGTCAACgtgcctggaaaagctggaggaagagcTCTCTGGAGAAACAAATTCCGTACCAACCACCCTGTCTCCCTCTTTGGGGTCCCCATCAGCTAAGCTGGAAGCCATTAATGAACTCATAAGGTTTGATCACGTGTACACAAAACCCCTCGTAGTGGAGATTCCTGTTGAAGTGGGCAACCAAACCAATATGCTAGTGAaaatggaggaagaaaatgtcTCTTCATCTGACGATAAGACCGTCCCCGAGGTCCCAGTGTCTGTGAAGAAAGAACCTGTAGACAGCTTCATGCCTGAACTGGGCATTTCTCATCTGCTTTCTTCTTGTCATAGTCTTGAAGCCTCAAGCTACCTGTTGGATGGCTGTAGTGACTCTGGGTATGAAGGATCCCTGTCGCCCTTCAGCGATACATCGTCTCCGCTTGGCGCTGACCATGCGTGGGAGGATAGCTTTGCCAAGGAACTCTTTCCCCAGCTCATCAGTGTCTAA